The proteins below come from a single Biomphalaria glabrata chromosome 10, xgBioGlab47.1, whole genome shotgun sequence genomic window:
- the LOC129928612 gene encoding uncharacterized protein LOC129928612, whose translation MLSSVLDTAGSEAATTQPASAAERKIILTAITNTDNTNKRLPEDFIYVMMNSMELTTMVSLLCCPHCFDKKLTMCITQSKGMAHLIKIKCLNCETYLWPDWTSKKSNNVHLDINVRAVAALKESGISHSKFDRFCGLMSMPCMHRNTYNNLANIVNTAIIEAGEECMIRASAVVHGRNISQPLTTDDRISSTGCPVITVSFDGTWHKRGHSSHSGIGSY comes from the exons ATGCTCAG ctCTGTTTTGGATACAGCTGGATCTGAAGCAGCAACAACGCAGCCTGCAAGTGCAGCTGAACGAAAAATAATTCTAACTGCAATTACTAACACTGATAACACCAATAAGAggctgcctgaagatttcatatacgtcatgatgaattcaatggaattgaccacaatggtctccttgttgtgctgtccacattgcttcgacaaaaaattaaccatgtgcatcacacaatcaaaaggcatggctcatttgattaaaatcaaatgccTAAATTGTGAAACATATTTGTGGCCTGACTGgacctcaaaaaaaagtaataatgttcatctggatattaatgtccgcgctgtcgctgcattaaaagaatctggaatctcgcattctaaatttgataggttttgtggacttatgagtatgccctgcatgcacagaaatacttataacaatctagctaacatagtcaacactgctataattgaagctggtgaagaatgtatgattagggcatctgctgttgtgcatggaagaaacatttcacaacctCTGACTACAGATGATAGAATAAGTTCAACAGGCTGTcctgttattacagtttcttttgatgggacttggcataaaaggggccactcatctcattcaggaattggcagttattga
- the LOC129928734 gene encoding piggyBac transposable element-derived protein 4-like, producing MDAMPGCSSVSGRPKRLTVAQATQLFLALESSSDSDSEDDSTYLPENHGVDDNIVKKKRARYDDTVVDSDSDSDSGSEANNDGTGIIATIPEPDDFRPRTSGNNDGWQWERVADNCPVSTANTFRMSQPSKSGVNSELDLTRDSTPFDVFTRLVDGCIMTFLVDSINDYAKIVIQKHNPPTVRSTFNNWTDTNVAEMYKFLAVFISIGLQNKKSVRDFWSNKDIYYQPWFNTMFTRARFELLFFSMMHVGEAVSVGKDKVEPFVKMMCSNFQKAFYPFEEVAIDEMVIGFKGRFGPLQYNPSKPEKHHIKNYGLCDSSTGYVINLITYYGSDTTYSDSSKSITSHAVKIFDTLLQPLQSGHHIFADRYYTSTDLLEYLTQKRFYYTGTVNLARKNFPAELKKQKLRHRETQFYKSVGSIDALCVAWQDKKAKKPCIMVSTKSTNRIINVQQKRSVVEKPEMVHDYNMMMNGCDRADQMLSYYSVHSRKSMKWWKKVFFWILEIAQINALIIYNATQVTCDQPSKKLSLKKFKETLIDGLVDAATALGDVPRQVKVKTVKADSKIAPGPHLVHYEENDRPCVYCKSQSQRKRTRFFCSGCPSQPRLCVKHCFRLYHEDLAKI from the coding sequence atggaTGCTATGCCTGGATGCAGTAGTGTTAGTGGTAGGCCTAAAAGATTGACGGTAGCACAAGCTACTCAATTGTTTTTAGCTTTAGAAAGTTCTAGTGATAGTGATAGTGAAGATGATTCCACATATTTGCCAGAAAATCATGGTGTAGATGATAACATTGTGAAGAAGAAAAGAGCTAGATATGATGATACTGTGGTTGACTCAGATTCTGACAGTGATAGTGGCAGTGAAGCTAACAATGATGGGACTGGTATTATTGCTACAATTCCAGAACCAGATGATTTTAGACCTAGAACTAGTGGTAATAATGATGGGTGGCAATGGGAGAGGGTTGCTGACAATTGTCCTGTCAGTACTGCCAATACATTTAGAATGTCCCAGCCTTCTAAAAGTGGAGTCAATTCTGAGTTAGATTTGACAAGAGATTCTACACCATTTGATGTTTTTACCAGGCTAGTAGATGGTTGTATCATGACCTTTTTAGTTGATAGCATTAATGATTATGCTAAAATTGTGATTCAAAAACACAATCCTCCTACTGTCAGGTCCACTTTTAATAATTGGACAGACACAAATGTTGCAGAAATGTACAAGTTTCTCGCAGTTTTTATTTCGATAggtctacaaaacaaaaagtctgtCAGGGACTTTTGGTCTAATAAAGACATATATTATCAGCCATGGTTTAATACCATGTTTACAAGAGCTAGATTTGAACTCTTGTTCTTTAGCATGATGCATGTAGGTGAAGCGGTCTCGGTCGGTAAGGATAAAGTTGAACCCTTCGTAAAGATGATGTGTTCAAATTTTCAAAAGGCATTTTATCCTTTTGAGGAGGTTGCTATTGATGAGATGGTGATAGGATTTAAAGGCAGGTTTGGACCATTACAGTACAACCCTAGTAAGCCTGAAAAGCACCACATAAAAAATTATGGCCTGTGTGATAGCAGTACAGgttatgtaataaatcttatTACTTATTATGGAAGTGACACTACTTACTCAGACTCATCAAAGAGTATTACCAGCCATGCAGTCAAAATATTTGATACCCTTCTACAACCACTTCAAAGTGGGCATCATATTTTTGCTGATAGATATTATACATCAACAGATCTCTTGGAATATCTAACTCAGAAAAGATTTTATTATACTGGGACAGTCAACTTGGCTAGGAAAAATTTCCCTGCCGAGCTCAAGAAGCAAAAGCTGCGTCACAGAGAAACTCAATTTTACAAGTCTGTGGGCAGTATAGATGCTCTTTGTGTGGCATGGCAggataagaaagctaaaaagccTTGCATTATGGTGTCCACAAAATCAACCAATCGCATCATTAATGTGCAACAGAAGCGCAGTGTTGTCGAGAAGCCAGAAATGGTTCACGACTACAATATGATGATGAATGGTTGCGACAGGGCAGACCAAATGCTCTCTTATTATTCTGTGCATTCTAGAAAAAGCATGAAATGgtggaagaaagtctttttcTGGATATTAGAAATTGCACAGATTAATGCCCTCATCATTTATAATGCCACACAGGTTACATGTGACCAGCCTTCAAAAaagctttctttaaaaaaatttaaagaaactttaattgatggtttagtTGATGCTGCCACTGCACTGGGTGATGTTCCCAgacaggtgaaagtgaagacTGTTAAAGCTGACAGCAAAATAGCACCTGGGCCTCATCTTGTTCATTATGAAGAGAATGATCGCCCTTGTGTCTATTGCAAGAGTCAATCACAACGGAAGCGGACTAGATTCTTTTGCTCGGGTTGCCCGTCGCAACCTCGGCTCTGTGTGAAACATTGTTTTCGTCTATACCATGAGGATCTGGCAAAAATATAG